The DNA sequence AGCTAAGTAGGAATACCCCACCTCACCCCGAGGGATCCAGAAGCAGAGGAAACTTTATTTACCAGGCAGAGCCCCTGAGAGGTGGCAAGACCCCAGGAAAAATGTGGAAATGGTGTGTCTGGGCGGAAAGGCAGCCATAGACATCTTTGCTGAGATCTGCATGCCCCAGAGAGGCAAGGAAAGCGCAGAAAGAGGCCAATGCCCCCCACTCACGTCAGGAAGTAGAACAGAAGACAGCTGGACCTAAAGGGGCCTGTAAGGACAGGAACGGGGCATCTCAGCCCTGACCTGTGAAGGCCATGCCCACGACCGTAACTACAGGTGTCTCTGTGCACGTGTGTGGAGATAGGACTGGCGGGCAAGATGCCACCACCTCCGCCAGTGCACCCAATGCCTTGGCTCCATTGGAGGCCCCTGGAACTTCAGACAAACCTTAGGGAATGGAGGCTCTCAACTGGTAAGAGAAAGGTTCCCCCCATCTACAGAatgtaagccagaaagagaaattaaatggaACAATATAGAGAATGAAGGTATATtttgtgctcatttgaatctctggacTGAGATTCATACATGGCTACCTGTTATTACATCACTTTATATTTCGGGCAAACAATGTATTTCCAAACACAACTATATTCAGTTAAAATCTGTAATGAAAACCTAAGAAACTGTTGCTTATTCTGTTCATAATAACTCGTGAGCACTTCTGTTGTGTCAAGCATTGTGCTAAGGACTTAAAATTCATTATTATATTCAAAATGTATAATAAGTTTAAAGGGTAAAAATTCTTATCGTTAGTATTTCATAGACGGGAAAATTGAGTCCTTGAGAGGATAAACATCTTGCCCATTTAGGAATTATAAAGGATTCCATCCTATTTGTACCAATTGCTTCTGGCAAGAGACTATTTAGATGGGATATCTATGCCAGAATAAGAGTTCTCTAGGGATTCCAAAGTAACTACACAGTATATGAAGCCAAGATCACCATTAAGTAGCTTTTATAAACTGTTCATTAGTGTGGAAAGGCATTCAGTGAGGGCCAACTTGAACCAGAAGCTGTGCCAGGAACTCGGGTTAACAATGGAATCCTCTCCTTTAAACAGACCTGGTCCTGGTGGAGCTGTTAAAAGGCTTGTCAGGAGACCATCCAGATTTAATTTCTTGAGCACACTAGCCATTAAGTCAGAAAAACACAGCTTTCAGAACTTGAAAGGACCAACACAAATCACTTCAATAGGTCACTGTCTCAGACAAGCAGGGCACCACTGTAATACTGCTGTCGGTGGCACAGTCAAGGCCCTGAGTGATCAAGGGGTCACTATCCCCCCTTGaccttttaattattttgtctttatcttGTCTTTTAATATGGTACTCTTGCTGCACTATCACACTGTTCCTCATTTCCTCCAGAAGcgaattatttcttttctaaaaaactcTCGCGAGGGTTCAGATTACAcgagaaaacaaaaatcagaaaatggaaatttatacAACTATATACAGGTATTTGGTTTAATCAAAACACAATGCCGGCCGCGACTTTCAGACGCGGACCATGGCCTCGTGCTGGTGGCGGTGGCGGCGCGGCTTCTCCTGGAGGCCGGCGGCGCGGAGTCCCGGGCCCGGCTCCCTCGGCCGCGCGGGACTGTCCGGGctgcgcgccgccgccgccgccgctgcatCCCGCGCGCAGATGTCCTATTTTAATCTTGTGAAGAGTTTAACATCTGCCTTTCCAAATATGTATAGTATATCACGGTTCCATCACGTGACGCCAGCAGTGTGCTGCTGTAGTAGAACACGGAGCGGTGAAAAATACACTGATCCTTTTAACCTTGGCTGGAGAGACTTGAAAGGTCTGTACGAGGACATCAGGAAGGAACTATTCATATCTACAACAGAACTTAAGGATATGTGTGAATACTACTTTGATGGAAAAGGAAAAGCCTTTCGACCAATCATTGTGGTGCTAATGGCCCGAGCCTGTAATATTCATCATAATAACTCCCGAAATGTGCAAGCAAGCCAGCGTGCCATAGCCTTAATTGCAGAAATGATCCACACTGCCAGCCTGGTCCATGATGATGTCATTGATGATGCAAGTTCCCGAAGAGGAAAACACACAGTTAATAAGATCTGGGGTGAAAAGAAGGCTGTCCTTGCTGGCGATTTAATTCTTTCTGCAGCATCGATAGCTCTGGCACGAATTGGAAATACAACTGTTGTATCTATTTTAACCCAAGTGATTGAAGATTTGGTGCGTGGTGAATTTCTTCAGCTCGggtcaaaagaaaatgaaaatgaaagatttgcACACTACCTTGAAAAGACGTTCAAGAAGACTGCAAGTCTGATAGCCAACAGTTGTAAAGCAGTCTCTGTCCTGGGATGCCCTGACCCAGTGGTACATGAAATTGCCTATCAATACGGAAAAAACGTGGGACTCGCTTTTCAGCTAATAGATGACGTCCTGGACTTCACCTCGTGTTCTGACCGGATGGGCAAGCCGACCTCAGCCGACCTGAAGCTCGGGTTAGCCACCGGTCCCGTCTTATTTGCTTGTCAGCAGTTCCCAGAAATGAATGCTATGATAATGAGACGGTTCAGTTCACCAGGAGATGTGGACAGAGCGAGACAATACGTATTACAGAGCGATGGTGTGCAGCAGACAACCTACCTCGCCCAGCGGTACTGCCGTGAAGCAGTGAGAGAGATCAGTAAACTTCGACCATCCCCAGAAAGAGACGCCCTCATACAACTTTCGGAAATCGTGCTCACAAGAGATAAATGACAGCTCGTTCTGTTATTTCTGGCAGCTATTTTACCAGACTGTGCCTAAAGAATTCTGTGGAGTATACTTTGCTTCATGTGCAGGTAaccaaaaaatcattttaaaaaatcatttccaccTTATTAATGGGACTTTTTTTATTGGCAAAGTTtttcagaaaactttttaaatgtcattaaacCATCTGAATCTGTCATTCTAGTCCTGTAAACTCTAATCGCGGTACTTGACGGTTAGATGTGGTATTGTTTACACGGTTAATATCCACATGTAAAGCCATTACACGAATAAATAATCAgtgttaaaattcaaaaaaaaaaaaaaaaaaaaaaacacaatgcccccatattagggttctccagagagacaGGTCCAATAGGAGTATGTAcatagaaatacacacacacacacacacacacacacatatatatatatacacacacacaggcacacacacacacatatatatatacatacatacacatatacatatatataaatatggagacagagagagagaaagagagagagactaagATTGAAATTGAATGGTTGgctttaaggaattggctcacacaattgtgGGAGatggcaagtctgaaatccatAGGGCAAGCTGGCCATCTGGAAATTCAGGTAGGAGCTGATACAATTTTAAGTATAAGCTATACAGGGAAGGCCACTCAGGCTGGAAACTCAGAGAAGCTTCAACTGGCAGTCTTGAGGCTAAATCCCTTCTTCTGGAAAGCTCAGCCTTTCTTTTATGGCCTCCAGCTGGCTGGAGGATGCTCCCCTGCACTGTGGCAAGGGAGTCTGCTGTGCGCAAGGTCTCCtgctttaaatgttaatcacttCTAAAAACATAACTTTAGAGCAACAACcagactggtgtttgaccagaCCAGCTACGATCACTGACCCAGAAAGTTGAAAAGGAATAAGTTCTGCCAAAGACAGACtgcatggaatttttttttttttttttttttgcggtacgcgggcttctcactgttgtggcctctcctgttgcggggcacaggctccggacgcgtaggctcagcggccatggctcacgggcccagccgctccgcggcatgtgggatcttcccggaccggggcacgaacccgtgtcccccgcaccggcaggcggactctcaaccactgagccaccagggaagccctgcatggaATTTTTAGTACGTGTTCCACCCAAAAAGTTTCCACGGTCAACACTTATTTGTTTAAACAAtttcaaacatatttatttatcgATGAAAGCCTTTATTATGCTCAATATACTGGGAATTCCTCAAGTAGGGGGCTATAGTTTGTGGTGATCTCTGATTTTTATAATCATACAATCTTTTTGTGTGAAAGTCATCTCCTCTCTACCAgtgtttcttactttctttttattgaagcataattgacttacaatattagttttaggtaCACGAcaagtaatttgatatttttatactttatgagATGATCACTGAGATAATTCTAGTTACCATGTCACtgtacaaagttattaaaatattaactatattccctatgctatacattaTATCCTCACGACTTATTTATAACTgcaagtctgtacctcttaatcatcTTCACTTATTTTATCCATCTCCCCCTGTACCGCCACGCCTCCTCAACCAGTgatcaccagtttgttctctgtatctatcattctgtttctgttctgtttgatttgtttttttataaccCATATATTTACAGATTCCACTCCCGGAGAGAGTTCCAGCAGTTCCCTGCCCTGTTGGCAGATGTATTTCATTCTCGTACAGTCTAGGTGCCCTTTAAACTACTGTAATTTTGCTTTCACCCTCAGGGTGGGTGGATCTGTGCGTGGGTCCCTCAGTAATACCCGTCCAAGTTGGGGGTGGGGTTCCCCTAGATACCATGCCTCTGTCTACCCTACCCATCTCTCTGTGGTCCCTCTATTGTCGGTTGTGCAGAAGCTATTCAATCAGCCATAAGTTCTCTTTCAGGAGGAATTGTTCTATATGTAGGTGTagatttggtgtgtctgtgggaggaggtgagtgcaGGGTCTTCCTATGCTGCCGTCTTGTACGggacccctaaaccgttgtttcTTGATGCAGAAACAGTGTTTTTGATCAAAATCAAAAACAATCTCTCTTTTTTgaagctgaggaaactgaagcacagagaggtgaagggcCCTGGCTCACAGAGAGTTGGTGGCAACTCCAGACCCAGGTTTACTGACTTCAGTGTTCTTacccaaaggaaaatataaaaagctaGTAGTAAGTGGTAAGGATTGGGGCCATTCCTCGGGAGGTGTTTAATTTGGGGCCGGCAACTGTGATGGATTCTGTACCTCTCTAGCATTTCTATGTAGCTGAAGGTAGACCTGATGAATACGTATTAAATGGAAGATGGGTACATGATGGAACTGGAAGCCCAGCTGGCTTTGTCTTGATGatgatcgtgtgtgtgtgtgtgtgtgtgtgtgtgtgtgtgcgtgtgtgtgtagatTATCAACTGGTGGaaccctcttttttttccctagggcCAGTGACAGCCCAGTTGCCAGCAGTGGGTGGTGGGAAAAGCTGTTGAGTGGGTCAGTCTTGGGGTTTGAGGCAATTGCCTACACTTGCTATACTTTGAACCCAAAGATGGAAGAAATTCCcatctggttaaaaaaaagatgagaaaaattacaaagcaatGATGGCATGCCACTCAAAGAGGAGGGTATCAAAGTTAATAATTAACAGAGGAATGTTACCCCCAAAGCTCTTTCCAAGAGAGTTTAAAAATCCTTCTTCTATTGATTCTTTTTCCTTGGCTATTGGCTTGGGCAGAGGATTAAAAAGCTATGATTTCAGATTTGATATATTCTCCTCCAGGAATAGACATCCTCCCAATGTGtgaatttcttgctttttttttttttttaagttgaagtatagttgatttacaatgttgttttggtttctgggtttttaaaaattgaagtataattgatttttaatttcttagatTCATTTTAATCTTTACTTTAAAGCTTCCTGGGAACTCTTTGGGTATTCCATGGCAGATGACATTATATAGCCctgtatgtattttcttttatgacaGAAGCATCAAACATAGGTGTCAGTATCTATTTTATTATACAGTGTTCCTTAACACTCTAAAAAAATTGGATAGGACTGAGACatactaaaaccataaaactatcCCATAGGGCCAGTAATGCAAACAGATcaatattttgtttgaaaatggTCTGGATTAGTCCTTCAGAAACTAATCTTGAAAAGTAGGAGATAATCACCATTGCACACCCCCTTTGTCTTTATAATTGTTATGGACTTGCCCCCAAATCCTCTTAATTCTCCTGAATTTTTCTATCAGGTTTAAGAGACGCTAAAGTTTAATATTCATGGTATAAATCAGTTCTTGGTGGGGTTCTTACCCCTGCACTCTACCTGAGGTCAGCATGGTGCCTGAAAAATGCAGAGCAATAGATGCTATTGGCGTTTGTACTTTATTTAAACCTGGTGCTTAGGCTGGGTTTCCTCACAGCAGAGCCTTCAGGAGGGATTCGTGCACAAGTGATTTACTGAGGGAGTGACCTCTGGTGAAGTTTGTATGGGAGTGAGGGCAGCACCACAGAATTGTCAAACACTGAGCCTGGGGGTGGGCGTTGTATCCCTGTATCTCTCAGTTAATGGCTGCGGATCACCCCGAGGGAGCGTGTGACCTCTCAGTCATTTCTGGGTGCGGGGGGTACCACAGCAGTTCTCTGAAGAAGGATGCAGCAGCTGGGGAAATTGTGCATTTGCCCAGTAAATGGGATCTAAGTAGGTCACCAAGAACATCTATCATACCTAGGCAGACTTAAAGGTCCTGAATCCCCGCTTCCGTTCTTATTCTCCTGGCCTTAGCTTAACCACCTAGAATAAACACTAAAGGCATCATAAGCTGAAAGAGCCAGCTCTTGGCAGTCAGCTCCTGCCTGCACCCTCAACCATGTAACCCAAATATCAACTGGATTTCCTAACTCTGAATCCAAAAATTTAAACTTACGTCTTCAACCCTTGAAACCCTTTGCTATTTTCTAGTTTTATCAACTCTTTACTCAATTGACACCTTTTGTGATGTCAGATGTCAGGGGATTTTTGCCTGGATATCATAGAGTTTTTCATTCTGACTCTACAGAAGCACCACACAAAGGTTATACAAAGCTCTCTGCTTATCCAAATGAGACATTAATGAGAATTTGGCTAAGCCTGACCACTCTGAGATCCATGGGCTTTATTCCCTTTTCACTTCCGTGATGCTTTTCATTTGCTGTGAGACAGAAAAACTCTGCTGCATTGGCACAGGCAATACTCCTAACCCTCCCAACTGTCTTAAAAAGTCAGTAGAGGAAATGGAAGGAAGAGTTCCATATTCTTACTGTGGTTCAAAACAGATCCCAACTAAAGATAGTAGAGGCCACATACAGTCTCCGTCacatattcttctttgtttttgtttgtttacaactctttaaaaatttaagaaccaGTCTTAGCTCTGAGGGCCATACAAACACTGGCCTCTAGTGGGATTTGGCTCATGGACTGTAGTTTGCGAACCCCTGCTATATCAAAGACCTTACAAATGCAGCAACGGCtccaacaaaattgaaaaaaaaaaaccatttaaatACAAGTCACAGCCATTTGAGAAGCAAAGGTGCTGATTAAACAGCTATCAGAATCTCAAAATCAACATTAAACGTCTTGCTAAAAGCAGGCACATTCAGTAAAAAGAAccagaaaatgaattatttcacAGCAGAACTTGTTGCCCCAAACAGGAAGTTACATAGTTGGTGAGACCCTGATAATATAATCAGGTACAATTATTGTAAGAAAAATGCTGGGACAAAATGCAGTACGAGAAATTAAAAAGGTTTCACACTGTCAAACAGTGTGATAAGTTGaagtacagttgtcccttggtatccatgggggattggttccaggacctccccATGGATATCAACATCCAcaaatgctcaagtcccttatataaaatggtgtaataTTTGCATACAACCTAGGCACAACCTTCCAAATACTTCAAATCATctttagattatttataatacctaatataaaGGAAGTGCTACGTTAATAGTTATAAATACAATgttaatgctatgtaaatagctgcCGGCAAGTGACAAATTGAATTTATGCTTTTTGGAACTGTCTGGAAATTTTTCCAAATGTTCTTGATttgcggttggttgaatccacagctGTGGGACCCACAGatgtggagggctgactgtattgaTGACATGTTACATGATCTTGAAGAGGTTTCGTGAAACAAATTGAAAGACCACGTGGCTTCTTTATCTAGACTGAGTCCGCAAATTTCACCAATAAATGTGATACTGCAACATTGGTAAGATTTACAAATAACTGTGAAATTCAAGAACACAAAGAATTGCCCATAAAAATCAAAGGCCAGGACATAGATAATATTTGGCCTTCATATCTATAAACAAAAGGTCTGTCTTGGAAGAACAGTGTTGATTTCTGAACTGATGGAGCCTTGTCAATGGTtggttttgatctttttttttcataaatttatttatttatgtatttttggctgcattgggtcttcattgctgcctgtgggctttctctagttgtggcaagtggggactcctcttcgttgcggtgcgcgggcttctcattgtggtggcttctcttgttgcagagcacaggctctaggcgcgtgggcttcagtagttgtggcacagggactcagttgttccgcggcatgtggaatcttcctggaccagggctcgaacctgtgtcccctgccctggcaggtggactcctaaccactgtaccaccagggaagggaagcccctcaatggATGGTTTTATGAGCGCTCTGGTATCTTGTTAAAATTTCCTCGCATTGTCACAACACACTGCCTTCTTCACAGAGAAGTACTGTTGTCAAACACTCTTagagataaaatgaaagaaagtttTGGATGATGCTACAAAATGGCTTTGATATATAAAGGCTAATTAACTTGAGAATATTTGAAACTGTGGGAAAATCTGGACAAAGACCACATATTCTGCTATACATAGAAATTTAGTGGCTTACCAGAGGAAGAGTTTTCAGTAGAGTTCTTGAGCTGATAGGTGAAATTTAGAAGTGCTTTCAAGATAAATT is a window from the Orcinus orca chromosome 9, mOrcOrc1.1, whole genome shotgun sequence genome containing:
- the LOC101282862 gene encoding all trans-polyprenyl-diphosphate synthase PDSS1-like isoform X2 yields the protein MASCWWRWRRGFSWRPAARSPGPGSLGRAGLSGLRAAAAAAASRAQMSYFNLVKSLTSAFPNMYSISRFHHVTPAVCCCSRTRSGEKYTDPFNLGWRDLKGLYEDIRKELFISTTELKDMCEYYFDGKGKAFRPIIVVLMARACNIHHNNSRNVQASQRAIALIAEMIHTASLVHDDVIDDASSRRGKHTVNKIWGEKKAVLAGDLILSAASIALARIGNTTVVSILTQVIEDLVRGEFLQLGSKENENERFAHYLEKTFKKTASLIANSCKAVSVLGFPRNECYDNETVQFTRRCGQSETIRITERWCAADNLPRPAVLP
- the LOC101282862 gene encoding all trans-polyprenyl-diphosphate synthase PDSS1-like isoform X1 — encoded protein: MASCWWRWRRGFSWRPAARSPGPGSLGRAGLSGLRAAAAAAASRAQMSYFNLVKSLTSAFPNMYSISRFHHVTPAVCCCSRTRSGEKYTDPFNLGWRDLKGLYEDIRKELFISTTELKDMCEYYFDGKGKAFRPIIVVLMARACNIHHNNSRNVQASQRAIALIAEMIHTASLVHDDVIDDASSRRGKHTVNKIWGEKKAVLAGDLILSAASIALARIGNTTVVSILTQVIEDLVRGEFLQLGSKENENERFAHYLEKTFKKTASLIANSCKALIDDVLDFTSCSDRMGKPTSADLKLGLATGPVLFACQQFPEMNAMIMRRFSSPGDVDRARQYVLQSDGVQQTTYLAQRYCREAVREISKLRPSPERDALIQLSEIVLTRDK